A region of Polynucleobacter sp. JS-Mosq-20-D10 DNA encodes the following proteins:
- a CDS encoding acyltransferase family protein: MSTQDHHLLHPKYRPDIDGLRAIAVLSVLVFHAFPEWVSGGFVGVDVFFVISGYLISTIIFENVAQQRFSFKEFYVRRINRIFPALFLVLLVAYAFGWFNLLADDFAQLGKHIAGGAGFISNLMLWNESGYFDKAAEVKPLLHLWSLGIEEQFYIFWPIFIYWMSRWPKRVLPAIAIVAGLSFVLNVAFISSYPVATFYSPLSRFWELLLGSLLAYWTLYSSSERQISATYKNIASVVGLGLIIFAVLMLNQKSLFPGWWALLPTVGAVLIIAAGPTAWCNRIILSFRPMVWVGLISFPLYLWHWPLLALARIQEGDTVPIADRAILVALSIVLAWLTYRFVERPIRFNAKYRTQKNVALVFLMILVGYLGFNCFDRKGIEFRHKFFIKQISSYTFDKVAEQRQRTCFLMDKGDDLTHFSRSCIHDDRPFKLVLWGDSHGGSIYPGFSELERENDQVSVTQFTAAGCGGLMPSEEQGPFCRDANTLALKEILRLKPNLVVIYKAWHPHYFSLVQPTIEKLKSANIDVLVIGPTPRWTDDLPRAIYRYWRKHKELPPAYGYEGVAQNLLVMKTDDLSELQKDFKSQNMPFPVQLEQANRRKGLQESKQALQELNQVKFGPYYSASAQICSEDGCFIPMKVMDADLKKLVIASGGTYYSAYDRFCNEEGCLNRIPGADNALTTLDQDHITPAAARYLVQGLGQSEQTKNPHLRKSSP; encoded by the coding sequence GTGAGTACTCAAGATCATCATTTATTGCATCCAAAATATCGACCGGATATTGATGGTCTTCGGGCTATTGCAGTACTAAGCGTCTTGGTATTTCATGCGTTTCCAGAATGGGTGTCCGGAGGATTTGTTGGAGTCGATGTTTTTTTTGTCATTTCCGGCTATTTAATTTCCACAATCATTTTTGAGAATGTTGCTCAGCAACGTTTCAGTTTTAAAGAGTTTTATGTAAGACGGATTAATCGAATTTTTCCAGCGCTATTCCTAGTGCTTTTGGTTGCTTATGCTTTTGGTTGGTTTAACTTGCTGGCAGATGATTTTGCCCAACTTGGTAAACACATTGCTGGTGGCGCTGGCTTTATTTCAAACTTGATGCTTTGGAATGAGAGTGGCTATTTTGATAAGGCTGCCGAAGTAAAACCTTTACTTCACCTATGGTCCCTAGGTATAGAAGAGCAGTTTTATATCTTTTGGCCCATTTTTATCTATTGGATGAGTCGTTGGCCAAAGCGGGTGTTGCCGGCAATTGCGATTGTGGCTGGGTTATCTTTTGTTCTGAACGTAGCATTTATCTCAAGCTATCCCGTCGCCACTTTTTATTCTCCGCTCAGTCGTTTTTGGGAGTTGCTATTAGGATCTCTCTTGGCGTATTGGACTTTGTATTCTTCCTCCGAAAGGCAGATCTCTGCCACCTATAAAAATATTGCTTCAGTTGTCGGTCTTGGCTTGATTATTTTTGCGGTATTGATGCTAAATCAAAAGAGTCTTTTCCCGGGTTGGTGGGCCTTGCTTCCCACAGTGGGAGCTGTTCTGATTATTGCTGCAGGACCTACAGCATGGTGCAATCGAATCATTCTGAGTTTCCGCCCGATGGTATGGGTTGGTTTGATTAGCTTCCCACTGTATTTATGGCATTGGCCCTTGTTGGCTCTTGCTCGTATTCAAGAGGGCGATACAGTCCCTATCGCAGATCGAGCCATTTTGGTAGCGCTATCCATTGTGCTTGCTTGGTTGACCTATCGTTTTGTTGAACGGCCTATTCGATTTAATGCTAAATACCGTACACAGAAAAATGTTGCTCTAGTTTTTTTGATGATCTTGGTGGGCTACTTAGGCTTTAATTGTTTTGATCGCAAGGGTATTGAATTTCGCCATAAGTTTTTTATCAAGCAAATTTCCAGCTATACCTTTGATAAGGTTGCAGAACAAAGACAGCGTACTTGTTTCTTGATGGATAAAGGTGATGACTTAACTCATTTTTCTCGATCATGCATACACGACGATAGACCATTTAAGTTGGTGCTTTGGGGGGATTCTCATGGGGGATCCATCTACCCAGGGTTTAGTGAGCTGGAAAGAGAAAACGATCAAGTGAGCGTGACGCAATTTACCGCCGCTGGTTGTGGTGGTTTGATGCCCTCAGAAGAGCAAGGCCCTTTCTGTCGTGATGCGAATACACTGGCACTCAAAGAAATCTTACGACTCAAGCCTAATTTAGTAGTGATCTACAAGGCTTGGCATCCACATTACTTCTCTTTAGTTCAACCCACTATTGAAAAACTGAAGAGCGCCAATATTGATGTGTTGGTTATTGGCCCAACCCCTAGGTGGACTGATGATTTGCCAAGAGCGATTTATCGTTACTGGAGAAAGCATAAAGAGCTACCGCCCGCCTATGGTTATGAGGGAGTTGCTCAGAATTTGCTGGTGATGAAGACGGATGATCTCTCTGAGCTCCAGAAAGACTTTAAGTCTCAAAATATGCCATTTCCGGTTCAGCTTGAACAGGCGAATCGACGCAAGGGGTTGCAAGAGTCAAAACAAGCCCTTCAAGAGCTCAATCAAGTTAAATTTGGCCCGTATTATTCAGCCAGCGCACAAATTTGTAGTGAAGATGGTTGCTTTATTCCCATGAAAGTGATGGATGCCGATTTGAAAAAACTGGTGATAGCAAGTGGCGGTACTTATTACTCGGCATACGACCGTTTTTGCAATGAAGAGGGTTGCTTAAATCGTATTCCTGGCGCTGATAATGCCTTGACTACTTTGGATCAGGATCACATTACGCCAGCGGCAGCTAGGTATTTAGTCCAGGGTTTAGGTCAGTCGGAGCAGACTAAGAACCCGCATTTGCGAAAGAGTAGCCCCTAA
- a CDS encoding mannose-1-phosphate guanylyltransferase/mannose-6-phosphate isomerase — protein MTQVTPVILCGGSGTRLWPLSRAGYPKQFLALSGGDEGKSLFQEAVIRINSIAQSGVALGHTLIVTNEDHRFLVLDQLRDIANIGATLLLEPIGRNTAPALALAALCAQDDGDPILVVTPADQTVKNSNAFIKALQDCVALIEGDSSNQTIAILGITPSAPETGYGYIKRIGSAGDYGDFTVEKFVEKPDLKTAEQYLANGNYFWNSGMFVLRASTWLAALKEFRADIFSASEKSWQARTQDKAEQTSFIRPGKEEFQTIPNESIDYAVIEKCPSSSQFKVKMVELNAGWNDLGAWDAVWQVGKKDAQGNVTSGDALLANSKNSLVHASNRLVSAVGIENLIIIETADAVLVADRNHSQDVKNIVTRLEEQKREEKNLHRKVARPWGWYDSIDEGKTFKVKRIQVKPGASLSLQMHHHRAEHWIVVKGVAEITNGKEVMTLNANQSTYIPQGQTHRLANPGNTPLEIIEVQSGSYLGEDDIVRFEDTYGRT, from the coding sequence ATGACCCAAGTTACCCCTGTCATCCTTTGTGGTGGATCTGGCACTCGCCTATGGCCTTTATCACGCGCCGGCTACCCAAAGCAGTTTTTGGCGCTATCAGGTGGCGATGAAGGCAAAAGCCTATTTCAGGAAGCGGTAATCAGGATCAATTCCATTGCTCAATCTGGTGTTGCTCTAGGGCACACCTTAATTGTTACCAACGAAGACCATCGTTTTTTGGTTTTAGACCAGCTGCGGGATATTGCAAACATTGGCGCTACTTTGCTATTGGAGCCAATTGGGCGCAATACTGCACCGGCTCTTGCTCTAGCAGCATTGTGCGCTCAAGATGATGGCGATCCTATTTTGGTTGTTACCCCAGCGGATCAGACGGTAAAAAACAGTAATGCTTTTATTAAGGCGTTGCAAGATTGCGTAGCGTTGATTGAGGGGGACTCCAGCAATCAAACGATAGCCATTTTAGGAATTACTCCTAGCGCCCCCGAAACCGGTTATGGGTATATCAAGCGTATCGGTTCTGCTGGTGATTATGGCGACTTTACGGTTGAGAAGTTTGTGGAAAAACCAGATTTAAAAACGGCCGAACAATATTTGGCTAATGGAAATTACTTTTGGAATAGCGGCATGTTCGTCTTGCGGGCCAGCACTTGGTTGGCAGCGTTAAAAGAATTTCGTGCGGATATTTTTTCTGCATCAGAAAAGTCTTGGCAAGCACGAACACAGGATAAGGCGGAGCAGACGAGTTTTATTCGTCCGGGCAAAGAAGAGTTCCAAACTATTCCTAACGAGTCAATTGATTACGCAGTGATTGAGAAATGCCCTTCTTCTAGTCAATTTAAGGTGAAGATGGTTGAGCTCAACGCAGGCTGGAATGATTTAGGTGCATGGGATGCGGTCTGGCAGGTTGGTAAAAAGGATGCGCAGGGTAATGTTACTAGTGGTGATGCTTTGTTAGCTAACTCTAAAAATTCATTAGTGCATGCTAGTAATCGCTTGGTCAGCGCAGTCGGTATTGAGAATCTCATCATCATAGAAACAGCTGACGCTGTATTGGTTGCCGATAGAAATCATAGTCAAGATGTTAAAAATATCGTTACCCGATTAGAAGAGCAAAAACGTGAAGAAAAAAATCTTCATCGCAAGGTGGCGAGACCTTGGGGCTGGTACGATAGTATCGATGAGGGCAAGACGTTTAAAGTTAAGCGTATTCAAGTCAAGCCTGGAGCTAGCCTTTCTTTGCAGATGCATCATCACCGTGCTGAACATTGGATTGTCGTTAAAGGAGTTGCAGAGATTACAAACGGTAAAGAAGTGATGACATTAAATGCAAATCAAAGTACCTATATCCCTCAAGGGCAGACTCATCGCCTAGCTAATCCAGGCAATACTCCCTTAGAGATTATTGAGGTGCAGTCTGGAAGTTATTTGGGTGAAGATGATATTGTCCGCTTTGAAGATACTTATGGTCGCACGTAG
- the gmd gene encoding GDP-mannose 4,6-dehydratase codes for MVDKQKVALITGVTGQDGSYLAEFLLEKGYVVHGIKRRASSFNTERVDHLYQDPHINHRHFVLHYGDLTDSSNLTRIIQQTQPDEIYNLGAQSHVAVSFESPEYTADVDAMGTLRILEAIRILGLEKKTRFYQASTSELYGLVQEIPQKETTPFYPRSPYAVAKLYAYWITINYREAYGIYACNGILFNHESKRRGETFVTRKVTRGLSNIALGLENCLYMGNIDALRDWGHAKDYVRMQWLMLQQDMPDDFVIATGVQYTVRDFIVKSAQQLGITLRFEGKAEQEIAIVETIDGDKAPGIKIGDVIVRIDPHYYRPTEVETLLGDPTKAKEKLGWTPQITLDEMIAEMIDHDHAQASQHALLREHGYQTSFGKEN; via the coding sequence ATGGTAGATAAACAAAAAGTTGCCCTAATCACTGGAGTTACTGGTCAAGACGGCTCTTATTTAGCTGAGTTTTTGCTTGAGAAGGGCTATGTGGTCCACGGTATTAAAAGAAGGGCATCCTCTTTTAATACCGAGCGTGTCGATCATTTGTATCAAGATCCCCATATCAATCATCGCCATTTTGTTCTGCATTATGGTGATTTGACTGACTCTAGTAATCTGACTCGCATTATTCAACAGACTCAGCCAGATGAAATTTATAACCTGGGTGCTCAAAGTCACGTGGCAGTTTCATTTGAGTCGCCTGAATACACGGCAGACGTAGATGCCATGGGCACGTTGAGGATCTTAGAGGCTATTCGCATTTTGGGCTTGGAGAAAAAAACTCGCTTTTATCAAGCATCGACCTCTGAACTTTATGGCTTAGTTCAGGAAATTCCACAAAAAGAAACAACCCCGTTCTACCCCAGAAGTCCTTATGCGGTAGCAAAGCTCTATGCTTATTGGATTACGATTAATTATCGCGAGGCATACGGTATCTATGCGTGCAACGGAATATTATTTAATCATGAGTCTAAAAGACGGGGTGAAACCTTTGTCACTAGAAAGGTGACTCGGGGCTTATCCAATATTGCACTTGGACTGGAGAATTGCTTGTATATGGGCAATATTGACGCACTTCGTGATTGGGGCCATGCTAAGGACTACGTACGGATGCAATGGCTAATGTTGCAGCAAGATATGCCCGATGACTTTGTGATCGCTACTGGGGTGCAATATACCGTTCGAGACTTTATTGTTAAAAGTGCGCAGCAGTTGGGTATTACGCTTCGTTTCGAGGGCAAGGCCGAGCAAGAAATTGCAATTGTTGAAACTATTGATGGTGATAAGGCGCCGGGTATCAAGATCGGAGACGTGATCGTTCGCATTGATCCACACTACTACCGCCCAACAGAGGTAGAAACCTTGCTTGGAGATCCTACAAAAGCCAAGGAAAAATTAGGCTGGACACCGCAAATTACTCTAGATGAGATGATCGCTGAAATGATTGATCATGATCACGCTCAAGCTAGTCAGCATGCCTTATTGCGTGAGCATGGTTATCAAACCTCTTTTGGTAAAGAAAATTAA
- a CDS encoding GDP-L-fucose synthase, whose translation MNKNIDQKIYVAGHMGMVGSAIVRALQKDGYRNIITRTRAQLDLTNQAAVSEFFAAEKPDQVYVAAAKVGGIYANNTFPAEFIYQNLIIEANIIHQAFIVDVKKLLFLGSSCVYPKLAEQPMIEEALLTSKLEATNEPYALAKIAGIKMCESYNRQYGVDYRCLMPTNLYGPNDNYHPLNSHVVPALIRKVHEAKVAGDPEVPLWGTGTPKREFLHVDDMARAAIFVMELSKDSYDSCTTPMQSHLNVGCGSDITIRELIDTIVGVIGYQGEVVFDADKPDGAPRKLMNSQRIFGLGWKPSISLEDGIKNAYDDFVANASK comes from the coding sequence ATGAATAAAAATATCGATCAAAAGATTTATGTGGCCGGTCATATGGGTATGGTTGGCTCAGCAATTGTGCGAGCTTTACAAAAAGATGGTTATCGCAACATCATTACGCGTACGAGAGCCCAGCTAGATCTTACTAATCAAGCTGCTGTGAGCGAGTTTTTTGCAGCTGAAAAACCAGATCAAGTGTATGTGGCTGCTGCTAAGGTGGGGGGGATTTACGCCAACAATACTTTTCCTGCGGAGTTTATCTATCAAAATCTCATAATAGAAGCCAATATCATTCATCAGGCATTTATTGTGGACGTAAAAAAATTACTTTTTTTAGGCTCAAGCTGTGTTTATCCTAAATTAGCAGAGCAGCCTATGATTGAAGAAGCACTTTTGACAAGTAAGCTAGAGGCAACTAATGAGCCCTATGCGCTGGCAAAAATTGCTGGCATCAAAATGTGCGAGAGCTATAACCGACAGTATGGTGTTGATTATCGCTGTTTAATGCCAACAAATTTGTATGGACCAAACGATAACTATCATCCACTTAATAGCCATGTTGTGCCTGCGCTGATTCGTAAAGTGCATGAGGCTAAAGTAGCCGGAGATCCTGAGGTACCTTTATGGGGAACTGGAACGCCAAAACGCGAATTTTTGCACGTCGATGATATGGCTAGAGCAGCTATTTTTGTAATGGAGTTATCGAAAGATTCTTATGATAGTTGCACAACTCCAATGCAGAGTCATCTAAACGTAGGTTGTGGCAGTGATATTACTATTAGAGAGTTAATAGATACGATTGTTGGTGTTATTGGTTATCAAGGTGAGGTTGTCTTTGACGCCGACAAGCCTGACGGTGCACCACGTAAACTGATGAATTCCCAAAGAATTTTTGGGTTGGGCTGGAAGCCAAGCATTAGTTTAGAGGATGGTATAAAAAATGCTTACGATGATTTTGTAGCAAATGCGAGTAAGTGA
- a CDS encoding DegT/DnrJ/EryC1/StrS aminotransferase family protein, with the protein MFWKLQENALSELDLQNLVNFIETSERFTQSTNVAKFEAEYAQWQGCEYCVYVNSGSSANLIMIAAVSEMQDWPVDAEVLVPAVTWPTTITPVMQSKYKPVFIDTNLSDLSFDYDKLAAAITEKTRAIFVAHLLGFPADIKRIQQIIGDRNIALLEDCCESQGATIEGKKVGNFGLAGSFSFYWGHHMTTVEGGMICTNDEEFYKLLLLKRSHGLARELPERFHAKIKKKYPDIDFNFLFLSDGFNVRNTELHAVLGLSQLPKMNGYIDIRNKNYKGYLDICDNYKDYLHVIRPESGYSSFVLPFFFKDAKKKLLFQSCMEEEGIESRPLISGNLLRQPFLSRYYDPANFKNADFIHENAFYIGNNQFVDDARMERLSQLMRDFFSRH; encoded by the coding sequence GTGTTTTGGAAACTACAAGAAAATGCATTATCTGAATTAGATCTTCAGAATTTGGTCAATTTTATTGAGACTTCTGAGCGTTTTACTCAGTCTACAAACGTCGCTAAATTTGAGGCGGAGTATGCTCAGTGGCAGGGTTGTGAATACTGTGTTTATGTCAATTCTGGCAGCTCTGCCAATTTAATAATGATTGCTGCAGTAAGCGAGATGCAAGACTGGCCAGTTGACGCTGAGGTTCTTGTTCCAGCTGTTACTTGGCCGACAACTATTACACCAGTCATGCAGTCGAAGTATAAGCCGGTCTTTATTGACACTAATTTGAGTGATCTTTCGTTTGATTACGATAAGCTTGCGGCTGCCATTACTGAAAAGACGAGAGCTATTTTTGTGGCTCACTTGTTGGGGTTCCCAGCTGACATTAAAAGAATCCAACAAATTATCGGTGATCGTAATATTGCTCTTCTTGAGGACTGCTGTGAGTCTCAAGGTGCTACGATTGAAGGCAAAAAAGTGGGTAACTTTGGCTTAGCAGGATCATTCAGTTTTTATTGGGGTCATCATATGACCACAGTAGAAGGTGGCATGATTTGTACTAATGATGAAGAGTTTTATAAACTTCTCTTACTGAAACGTTCTCATGGCTTAGCGCGTGAATTACCGGAACGCTTTCACGCCAAAATTAAGAAAAAATATCCAGATATTGACTTTAATTTCCTATTTTTATCCGATGGGTTTAATGTTCGCAATACGGAGTTACATGCCGTATTGGGTTTATCTCAATTACCCAAGATGAATGGTTATATTGATATTCGTAATAAGAACTATAAAGGCTATTTAGATATTTGCGATAACTACAAAGATTATCTGCATGTTATTAGACCAGAGTCTGGTTATTCTTCTTTTGTGCTCCCTTTCTTTTTTAAAGACGCTAAGAAAAAATTATTATTTCAGAGTTGCATGGAGGAAGAGGGAATTGAATCGCGCCCACTCATTAGTGGTAACTTGCTTAGGCAGCCTTTCTTAAGCCGATATTATGATCCTGCTAATTTTAAAAATGCTGACTTTATTCATGAAAATGCGTTCTATATTGGAAACAATCAATTTGTGGATGACGCCAGAATGGAGCGCCTATCGCAATTAATGAGGGACTTTTTTAGCAGGCACTGA
- a CDS encoding acyltransferase family protein, with the protein MSLPITAHHYRKDIDGLRAIAVLLVVIFHAFPKSMPGGFIGVDIFFVISGYLISTIILTNLGLGNFSFRRFYIRRIKRILPALLTVLSTCLIFGWFALLSDEYQSLGKHTVAGALFISNIVLWSESGYFDTLAELKPLLHLWSLGIEEQFYLFSPLILWLASKFKVNLPIAIIALALFSFALNLYELNADPVADFYSPLTRFWELLVGAMLAWYTLYNKGDFFKNKVLPRQCISIFGLLLIALGSKFIDKHSHFPGWWALLPVLGTACLIGASEKAWINRYLLSNRVMVWIGLISFPLYLWHWPILAFAKLIEAGEVRSHVRFWLMVLAIALSWLTYILVEKPIRFGGHSTKKVYALIAWLAFLGLLGTHIVMSKGYPYRAQLNHITVTEAVRDQLVGAEWKYKQNQNCLNQHPFLEAKEYGWWFCIQNKENPPSIIILGSSFANHLYPGFINNANFRQKSILSIGSCAVGLADDDPDTVGKHPCAYKRPSIERAFIYQLIAQHQSIQFVILSGFADQINPPYLEGVRNEVLALKAYPVQLIVFTPHIQPNFDPKQCYSTPFRKQVKDCSFSHEKLEELQRQFEPIKNVILSADPSALFFDPNAMYCNDTTCSYITNGLPLNRDQGHISEYGSIELQKYFTLWAAKNVPALLKAE; encoded by the coding sequence ATGAGTTTACCAATCACTGCCCACCATTACCGTAAAGATATTGATGGCTTAAGGGCTATTGCCGTTCTACTGGTTGTGATTTTTCATGCTTTTCCTAAATCAATGCCTGGGGGCTTTATTGGGGTTGATATTTTTTTCGTCATCTCTGGATATCTTATTTCTACCATCATCCTTACTAATCTGGGACTCGGTAATTTTAGCTTTAGGCGCTTCTATATAAGACGTATTAAACGGATTCTGCCTGCCTTATTAACAGTCCTATCTACATGTCTGATATTTGGGTGGTTTGCACTACTCTCCGATGAATATCAGTCACTCGGCAAGCATACCGTAGCTGGAGCTCTCTTTATCTCCAACATAGTACTCTGGAGTGAGAGTGGTTATTTTGATACTCTTGCAGAGCTCAAGCCCTTGCTACACCTCTGGAGCCTTGGTATTGAGGAACAATTTTATTTATTTTCACCCCTAATTCTGTGGCTTGCTTCAAAATTCAAAGTCAATCTGCCAATTGCAATCATTGCGCTAGCGCTTTTTTCATTTGCCCTAAATCTCTATGAACTTAACGCTGACCCGGTAGCTGATTTTTACTCCCCCTTAACGCGCTTTTGGGAGCTCCTTGTAGGCGCCATGCTAGCCTGGTATACGCTATATAACAAGGGTGATTTCTTCAAGAACAAGGTCCTCCCCAGGCAGTGTATTTCTATATTTGGCCTATTATTGATAGCGCTAGGCAGCAAATTTATTGATAAGCACTCCCATTTCCCGGGATGGTGGGCGCTACTTCCTGTCCTTGGCACCGCCTGCCTAATTGGAGCCAGTGAAAAAGCCTGGATCAATCGCTATTTACTCTCGAACCGAGTGATGGTGTGGATTGGACTAATTAGCTTTCCCCTGTATTTGTGGCACTGGCCCATTTTGGCCTTTGCCAAACTGATTGAGGCTGGCGAAGTACGCTCACATGTGCGTTTTTGGCTGATGGTGCTAGCTATTGCGCTTTCATGGCTTACCTATATTCTGGTTGAAAAGCCTATACGATTTGGCGGCCATTCCACAAAAAAGGTTTATGCGCTGATTGCCTGGCTAGCCTTTTTGGGACTACTTGGGACACATATTGTCATGAGCAAAGGCTATCCTTATAGAGCGCAGCTCAATCACATTACGGTTACTGAAGCAGTACGCGATCAACTGGTGGGTGCCGAATGGAAATACAAGCAAAATCAAAATTGTTTAAATCAGCACCCCTTTCTAGAGGCAAAAGAATATGGCTGGTGGTTTTGCATTCAAAACAAAGAAAATCCGCCCTCTATCATTATCCTAGGTAGCAGTTTTGCCAATCACCTCTACCCTGGATTTATCAACAATGCTAATTTTCGCCAGAAGAGCATCCTAAGTATTGGCTCTTGCGCTGTTGGTCTTGCTGATGATGATCCTGATACGGTTGGCAAGCATCCCTGTGCCTATAAGCGCCCATCGATCGAACGCGCCTTTATTTATCAATTAATTGCTCAACACCAATCGATCCAGTTTGTCATCCTATCTGGCTTTGCAGATCAAATCAATCCGCCTTATCTCGAGGGCGTGCGAAATGAAGTCTTGGCACTTAAAGCATATCCTGTGCAATTGATAGTTTTTACACCACATATACAACCCAATTTTGATCCAAAGCAATGTTACAGCACACCCTTTCGAAAACAAGTAAAAGATTGCTCTTTTTCTCACGAAAAACTAGAGGAACTTCAAAGACAGTTTGAGCCTATCAAAAACGTTATTCTTTCAGCAGATCCATCGGCGCTCTTTTTTGATCCCAATGCCATGTACTGCAACGATACTACCTGCTCTTATATCACCAATGGCCTTCCCCTTAATCGCGATCAAGGGCATATCTCTGAATATGGATCGATTGAATTACAAAAGTACTTCACCTTATGGGCAGCCAAGAATGTGCCCGCACTCTTAAAAGCAGAATAA
- a CDS encoding glycosyltransferase family 10 domain-containing protein yields the protein MSSANKKFNLRYTFLREYFRWVDKLSNWNLKRRKTGLAKRHQTGRTFRADIPNVYIHNYGYEWIHLSSIQKSFEFNWVDDPAIADAVVFITIVDEGLNLENKNIFIFYTEPEVYTKVHFNKLSHNFFKKNRVTVITHHPDPAYFLTPTGPFEFIRSIIYTPFLHGAIARDLSAIDGRSRNKKVFTITSALSGIAGNDNKKKYIEKLIERGSELDVYGRFSRAAYSVKNYRGTCAYKYKLLSKYRYNLILENSPDEDWYVTEKIYDALLCGCMPIFHGSRRIYELFPAKWFYHLPSFEDHELDRLEEFIKTDAYLIVANNRKEIADYIDKNFSFFSAIDKVVNHRLVEFTI from the coding sequence ATGTCATCAGCTAATAAAAAATTCAATCTTCGCTATACCTTTCTGAGGGAATATTTCCGATGGGTTGATAAATTAAGTAACTGGAATCTAAAAAGGCGCAAGACAGGACTTGCTAAGCGCCACCAAACTGGCCGAACTTTCCGTGCCGACATTCCAAATGTATATATTCACAACTATGGATATGAGTGGATCCACTTATCATCAATTCAAAAATCATTCGAGTTTAATTGGGTAGATGATCCGGCAATTGCAGATGCTGTAGTTTTTATCACTATAGTTGATGAGGGTTTGAATCTAGAGAATAAAAATATCTTTATTTTTTATACCGAGCCTGAAGTCTATACGAAAGTTCATTTTAATAAACTCAGCCACAACTTCTTTAAAAAAAATCGCGTTACTGTAATAACTCATCATCCAGACCCTGCTTACTTTTTAACACCAACGGGACCTTTTGAATTTATTAGGTCAATAATCTACACTCCATTTTTGCATGGCGCGATAGCACGGGACCTAAGCGCTATAGATGGGCGAAGTAGGAACAAAAAAGTATTTACCATCACTTCTGCTCTCTCAGGTATTGCGGGAAACGATAATAAAAAGAAATACATTGAAAAGCTGATCGAAAGAGGCTCTGAGTTAGATGTTTATGGGCGCTTTTCTCGCGCCGCATATTCTGTAAAAAATTACAGGGGTACTTGCGCATATAAGTACAAGTTACTAAGTAAGTACAGATACAATTTAATTTTAGAAAATTCACCAGATGAAGACTGGTATGTAACCGAAAAAATCTATGATGCATTGCTTTGTGGGTGTATGCCCATATTTCATGGCAGTCGAAGGATTTACGAACTATTTCCGGCCAAATGGTTTTATCACTTACCTAGCTTTGAGGATCATGAGTTGGATAGATTGGAGGAATTTATAAAGACAGATGCCTACTTAATTGTTGCAAATAATAGGAAAGAGATCGCAGATTATATTGATAAAAACTTTTCTTTTTTTTCAGCAATCGATAAAGTAGTAAATCATCGACTAGTTGAATTTACTATTTAA